TTCCAGAGAGATTAGCCACAGGGGAATGGGGACATTTAGTCTCCAGCTCTCCCGTTCTcctttaatacaaataaaaagggGAGTAATAGGAGATACCCCATACTTTCAGTATAAACCTGTAGGAAAACCATGTCCTAAAAATTTTGAGGGTCCATCTAAAACTTTAATTCGGGAAGATTGTGTTAACTCACATGCAGTAGTATTACTCATATGATTTAGTAATAGACTGGGCACCAAaaggctatttaaaaaaacaactgttCCTCTGGCGGAAGGGAATGCCTGGaggctacttattttatttcttattgggaGGACGAGGCTCTTCATCTTACTTTGCATAGGAGGTTCAGCTCGTtctgaaatgggaaaataagggCATACCCCCCTTTACAAGGGTATGATATTCTCCATTCTGAGCCCAGAAcacccagaactttggaaattgGCTATTGCCATGTACAGACTGCGAGTATGGGAAGGGGAAACTTTTCTGTTATCCCCACTACTGCCCCTCGCATCCGCGATTCTGAACCCCATGATAAATCCCCTTTGAacccttttcctctttttgatgccgaccctcctttttttttttttttttgagacggagtctcgctctgtcgcccaggctggagtgcagtggcgtgatctcggctcactgcaagctccgcctcccgggttcacgccattctcctgcctcagcctcccgagtagctgggactacaggcacccacaaccgcgcccggctaattttttgtatttttagtagagacggggtttcaccgtggtctcgatctcctgaccttgtgatccgcccgcctcggcctcccaaagtgctgggattacaggcgtgagccaccgcgcccggccgaccctCCTTTATGGGACTTCCATTGGCATTATAATTCTTCTCGACCCAGGTATGCCCCTGTACCTCTTCAGCATCCCCAGGCACCTTGGATTGCTTCTTTATGGCGGAGAACATCAGGCGTTGCCACTGTCGCCCCTCTTCCTCAGTATCAACGTAGATTCAAACATTCTGCTTTGTTTACCTCCAGCCTGACAATTCCTATACAGAGTTGTGTCAAGCCTCCTTACACGCTGTTAGTGGGAAATATCAAAATTTGGATGAACAATCAAACTGTCCAGTGCATTAATTGTCATTTATACACTTGTGTTAACTCCCGTTTTGACTTCAGGAAAAGTGTAATGTTGGTTCGAGCTCAAGAAGGAATCTGGATACTGGTAACTTTACCCAGATCTTGGGAATCTTCCCCCTCAGTACATTTAATTGATGAAGTGTTACAACAAATTCTCAAAAGATCTAagagatttgttttcactttaatcGCTGTGATCATGGGCCTAATTACGGTTACTGCACTGGCCACCACTGCTGGAATGGCATTACACCAATCTATTCAAACGGCTCATTTTGTTAATGATTGACAAGCCAATTCTACCCAAATGTGGAATTCTCAACAGGGCATTGATCAAAAATTAGCTaatcaaattaatgatttaaGACAGTCTGTTATTTTGCTTGGAGATCGGGTAGTGAGTCTCGAACATTGCATGCAAATGCAGTGTGATTGGAATACTTCTGATTTCTTCATCATACCATATTCCTACAACAAGACTGATCATTTGTGGGAAATGGTCAAAGGACACCTTCTGGGTAGGGAAGATAATTTACCATTGGACAtaactaaattaaagaaacaaattttttttttcattttttttttattattatactttgagttctagggtacatgtgcataacgtgcaggtttgttacatatgtatacttgtgccatgttggtgtgctgcagccatcaactcgtcagcacccatcaactcctcatttacatcaggtataactcccaatgcaatccctcccccctcccccaaagaAACAAATTTTGAAGCCTCTCAAGCTCATTTATCCAttgtgcctggagctgaggcGTTACATCAGGTGGCAGAAAGTCTTTCTGGACTAAACCCCACGACTTGGATTAAGTCTGTTGGGGGCTCCACTGTAGTAAATTTTGGAATCATGTTTCTCTGTTTAATTGGCTTGTTTTTAGTGTGCTGGACCAGTCAAAGAATCCTGCGTCAAAACCAAGAGAATGAACAAGACTTCATcgccatggcacatttatataaaaagaaagggagagatgttgcaggaagtcagggaccccgaacagagggactggctggagccgcagcagaggaacataaattgtgaagatttcatggacatttatcagttcccaaataatacttttataatttcttatgcctgtctttactttaatctcttaatcctgttatctttgtaagctgaggatgtacgtcacctcaggaccactgtggtaattgtgttaactgtacaaattgattgtaaaacatatgtgtttgaacaatatgaaatctgtgcaccttgaaaaagaacagaataacagcaatttttaggaaacaagggaagacaaccatgaggtctgactgcctgcggggttgGGCAAAAACAGCcaaatttttcttcttgcagagaacCTATAAACAGGTGTGCAAGTAGGGAAGACATCAccaaattcttttcctagcaacgaatattaatattaataccctgggaaagaaATGTGTTCCTAGGGGGGAGGCCTATAAACgctgctctgggaatgtctgtcgtatgcggttgagataaggactgagatataccctggtctcctgtagtaccctcaggcttagtagggtggggaaaaactccgtcctggtaaatttgtggtcagacagGTTCTCTGCTCTccaaccctgttttctgttgtttaagatgtttatcaggACAATACATGCaccactgaacatagacccttatcagtagttctgcttttgccctttgccttgtgatcttgttggacccttatcagtagttctgctttttccctttgtcctgttccctcagaagcatgtgatctttgttaggcccttattagtagttctgctttttgccttttGAAGCACATGATCTTTGTATCTGTTTTACATCTCCTCCCCTTTTGAAACTCTtaataaaaaactagctggtttgaggctcaggtgggcattacggtcctaccgatatgtgatgtcacccctggtggcccagccttaaaattcctctctttgtactctttctctttatttctctgctggccgacacttatggaaaatagaacgtatgttgaaatattgggggcaggtTCCCCCGATAATTTGTCCCCAACTGACACCCTGTGAGCCAGCCCTGGGTGGTACAAGGACTCCTGTGGGAGCCACAGGAGCAGGTGCAGCCCCAGGCTGCTGGTGCTCTCAGAACTGCACAAACagtactttctgagaaaccagtAAAGTACTTGCTAGTGAGGGGGGAGGGCATCTCCCAAACCGGCTATGACCTAGTCACCTGAGGTGCCTAAAAGTCTCTGTCATCTGTGCCTCACTCCAGCTTTGGAAGTGGGACCTCATTGTCTAAGCCGCTTTTCCGGAATGAGCTGCACAGTCAAGGGACAGATTTCACACCAGCACCTTACGCTAGCCCAGAGACAGATGTCACTCGCTGCGCCACAGCAGAGATGCAGACTAAGTGGCAGCCAGGGGCCATGAGAGGGAACGTTGTGGAGGGGGACAAACAGGGCCCTCCCGGCCAGTAAGCCCTGGGCTTGGTTCCAGTTAAATCACCTCTGAGCCTTCATTTCCTCACTCAAATAATGGGCACAGTAATCCCCATTACACAATATTGAGGTATGATCCCCACCGCAAAGGGCAGTGGGATTGTAAATCCAAGAGCTGGAGGGGAACATCTGGTAAGAAGGGTCTAGAGAGCTGTCTCCTTTTCTTCGATATTACTTCTCAACAACCTACCTCCTACGTCCTCCAGAGTCAAGCTCCAGCCTTTCTCCTCTGCAAGCTCCCAGGATTCTTCTCCCTGCTGCCTGCAGAGGACACACGCCTTGCCCACTAACTGTTGCCTAGACAGCTGTCTGTGGCTTCCCCTGGGACTTGGGGAACGCCTCCTGTCAGGTTCACACTCCATTCCTGATGAGGGTTTCTACCCTGGCTCGTGCACTCTGGAATAAGGGACCAGCTGGGCCTCAGACAAACCTCAAACACTGTAAACCCTGCCTCGCGCAGGGCCTGGGGCAGGAACATCCCCGACAGAAGTACCTGCAGACTGTGGTCTCAGCCAGCCTGCCTCATCTTCCTCAGTGTGGCTGAACTGGGAAGGAGGCGAGAAAGGCCACTTCtaccatcctcctcctccccacaaaGGGCCAGCACACCCTGGGCCAGGGTGCAGGGCAGGACCGCCTGCCTCATACCCTACCAGGTACGCAGCTGAAGCACTACCAGAGGTCTTTAGAGAAAGGAAGCAAGGCTGAGGTCAGACAGAGCAAGTCATCTCAAGAACTCAGATCACTAAAGTTATTTAAAGTAACAAATACACTTTTAATTgatctcagataaaaactactcAAGGAAGGTCAGTAATCGTTTTAGCCTCTAATCTGTTAGAGCCGTATGGTGAGCAGCCTTGAGTAGCTGGGCTAACTGGTTATTTTCCGGAATTCCCACCATCCATGGTATTAGAAAAAACAAGGCATTGTCTCAGTTTAGGAGAAACACATGGCCTAGTAACCAAATCCAGTCACTCATATCCCGTATTTTTTCTTTAGCTCTTCTACTTTGTCGATGTAAGCTTTCATGGCATCTTCCTTGGTAGTCCCTGTAAGGAATCGATAGGATTATTTGTCAGGGAGGCAGCGTGGTAGGAAATAAGCAGCTTCCAGAGCCCCAGACAGCTCTGCTGTAACTCTCCAAGGCTCAGTTTCTCACTTATAAAGTTGAGATTCTACTAATTACATGTTGGAGGAGACAGTATCCATGGAACCTGGCCCGAAGTGAATGCTCTATAAGCCACCGTACTCAGAAAGCCTGGTGGGGCTGGCCAAGACCTGTCGCCCATCTGCTGGACATCTGCATCCCCCACCTGTCCCGGGGGTAATGGCCAGTGTAAGCCTCGGGGGAGAGGCGCCACCCTCCAGACTGGCAAGAAACTGTCACCGTGGTGACTTTACTGGTCCTGCTGACTCTCGTGGCTGACATTGGCTTTGGCCTTTTCAGTGTCTCTGGGTTGGGCTCCTATCTCCCAGAGCTGTTAAGCTGGCAGTGAAAAAGCAAAGTCAGGCACCTTCTTCTCCCCAGAGGGAGGCTATGAGAAAAGTTTCAGGAACTCTGAGCAAAAGTGGTTGCTTCTTGGAGGGGAATGAGGCAAATCTTTGTCTTCTTGCTGCAGTAGAAAGGACACGGAAGGTATCCCTCAGAGACAGTGACACCCAGTTTCCTAGATTCTGTGGTGAAGGAGAGAGACCCTCTGGAACTCAGAGCTTGTCGTGAAGCACTGGAGAGTATGGGGCCTGAGAATGGTATGGAAATGTCCCATGAAAACGGCCAGGCAGACGGGCATTCCCTTCCCAGTTACTTGCAGATCCTGGGAGTATGTTTATTGTATCGTAACCCTTTCTGAATTCAAGGATTGCTCATATGCAGAAAGACAGAGGGCTTATTCAGAAACTAGCCAGCAGGAACGCCAATGCTGCCAGGAGTTTTGGTGCCAACTCTTGGGTCTTGCTGCTGCAGGTGGCACGTGATTAAGTACGAGCTTGGATACTTCTTGGCTGCTGGTGCTTAGCATATAATGGCTCCATTCACTGAGCCTACGATGCCAGTGGCAGGCCATGCATTAGCTCATTCCCTTCTTTTATGTACCCTTCTGGCTAGGAGGGAACTGGGGAGGGCCACTGGGGTTAGGAGGTCACCGCCTGGCCTTGTAGGGGAGAGGGAGCTGCAGACAGGAAACCACCCCTTATTCTGAACACATCCGAAGCCCACGCCAACTACATTATTTCCAAAACTATTTTTCAGTGGCCTGAttcccagcccctcctctctAAATGATACTCCTGCTCAGAGATGGTGCTTTTAGAAAAGGcataaacagtgttaggaaaAAAAGTAGGTGgcccagttttttcccattctggCACAGCTCAGGCTGGTTTCCCACACGTGCCCCATTGACTttgtttcctctcctcttcctttacACTTCATAATGAAGACTCTTTCATTACTGGGTTTCACAAATGAAGGAAATTGATTAGAACAATTACCTTTCAGCTCATTCCAGGCATCCCACTTGGCCTTGCCCGTGAAGTCCAACATCCCGGGCCGTTCttaaacaaggaaagaaaaggcattaGATCTGGTTTGAATTCTAATGGAGAACTTGATCAACCTTCTTGCCATAAATGCCATCTTCTATTACACCTGTTCCTTCTAGGCTCTCTCATGGGGTTAAATAGGTCTAGTAGAGTGGGTTCTGCCCTAAGAAAACCAGATATACGCCAATCCAAACTTAAAATCTAGAGCAAATAGGAAGAACACTATTCTTATGACAAGATAACCTTTTTCTTACAAGTTAAGTGACTCCaaaatttctcctttaaaaaaattatactttaattacaattgtttttaaaacatccaTTCATATGGCTTAAAATTCAAAAGCGACAGAGGAAAATACTATAAAGTTTCTCTCCCACCCCTGCTCTTAGCTACCCAATTTCTCTCCCTAATCAGTAATGATATCAAGTGTCCTTTCCCATGAACTGTTTATATCCTAGCCCCATTTTTCTACCAAATTGTTAGTCTATTTCTTGCTGCTCTGTGGGCGTTTTCACCGAGGGTAAGGTTTCTTTAAGTTACATGATGACTTTATGCTTATAGACCTGTTATCATCTGCAGTTGGGAAACATACTCACCATCTCCCTGTTGTCCTATTTCACTAACACGCCCAGCCCCAAAGCCAAAGGGAACAGCGTCCGTAGCCTGGAGCACTGTGTCTGAGAAAATGTTCCTGAGCGCTTTCAGGGAACTGTTCCCAGGGACAGCTGAAACAAACTGCCCTTGCGGTCATCATCAGGATCCTAGAATAGCACTCCTCGACAGCTCTCTCCAAGCGATGGAAATGGaaatgtacatgtatatttgCAATGTCCAATTCAGGAGCCACTTGCCACACCAAGTACCTGAAATGACTACTGGGCATCTGAAATGTGGCTCCTGTGAATGAAGACTAAACTtgattttatttaactatttttagtttgtttttttttttttgagacagagtctcgttctgttgaccaggctggagtgcagtggtgcgtcttcagctcaccacaacctctacctccccagattcaagcgattctcctgtctcagcctcccaagtatctgggactacggacacgcgccaccatgcccagctaatttttgtatttttagtagagatgggtttcactatgttggccaggttagtctcaaactcctgacctcgtgatccacccgcctcggcctcccaaagtgctgggattacaggcgtgagtcactgcgcccagcctcagttAAAATTTATAGAGTCATATGTGGCTACTGGCTATTGTACTAAACTATTGTGTTTGGACTGTCATGTTTTATAATCGTGTAATAGGGCTGTATAGTACAGCCCTAGAGAGCCAATGATACCTCTTTGATCAGTAAGTGAAAGATTCCCATGCCAGTCTATCTAGACTCATGTGAAAACCGGTAACTCTAGTACCAGCACAGGCCAGTCTCTGTGAAAACACTGTCTGAAAAGCATCTCAGCACCTCTGGCCTCCTCCACTTcacctttccttcccctccctggaAGGACAGAGTTTACGAACTCACTGTAAAACCCATCTTCGCCACAAGACCTTCCTCAACTAAGTGCTCCATGTGAACCCCAGGGTTTGATTTGGTACTGCCTGCGATCTGTCATTCTGGGTGCCATCTCCTGCTTCTAGCTGGCTGACAGCCAGCCCACATGCTCCATCTTCCACCCCAGCTACTGTGGAAATGGGGACCATGCTCACTTTCCTCCTCAACAGGGGCAGGGGAGACCTCCCGTCTGTGCTGCCATGACAACCCTGAGTCCTTGCACAGAATGCACTGTGCTGTTGCCTCAGTATCCACCCATGTTTCAGGGACTTAGGGACAGAATGAAACCTGCCCAAGGTAGGAAAGATGTTATTACAGAACATGATAGTCCAAAGTACAGCCTCAAAATCTACACCAAGATTTTCGGACAGGGAAAAAGTTGTCATCAGGAAGGCACAGACTTGTTAGCGAAATGCTCTGACCTGGCCCAAGGAACCAGGTGCTTCTCTGCTCCTGACATCAGGCTTGGCCAGGCTGTCAAGTGCTCCACCTTTGATCCTGCCCATCTAGGGCAGAAGCTGAACGGCTCAACAATGATGCCACTGAGCTGAGAGCCTACAGCAAGTCTTTTCCAAGCTGCAGCCTTTGCTTCTTCCCTAGTGGAGAGGAGCTGCTGGTGATAACCAGTAAAGACCTTctaaagccaggatttgaattctGCTACTACTGGAAACACTGAGAATCCGGAACACCACTTTTCCAACCCAGGAACCATCACCATACCCCAACTGAAGAGTAGGGCCTCAGGCAGTTTGAGAGTGAAGTTCCCAGGGACTTCCAGTCTGGGCTGCTGAGCCTGCTTTGATGAGAAGAGGCCCTCCCAACCCCCGCTCCGCATACCTGTATTTATGTCGCCCACGGTTGCTTGTTTGTAGCGGCCATAGATGAACAGCATCTCATCATCGGCTGGCTTGGTCTTAAGGCGCTTAACCTCCTCTGCAGCTTTCTCAAACTCAGCCTaaatggaagggagaggagaggactGAGGGCCTCCTCTGGGTGGGAGAGGGTAGGAGTCCTGCTGTGGCCTGAACAGAGTCCAGTTACAGGGATGGAGAGGTGGGAAAGGTGGCACCCTTCGGGCAATGCAGCCCCTGAAGTGTGtctgccccaccctgccccaacAGGGCAGCTAGAAAGATTCAGCAACACAAGAAGGGGAAGCCCCTCCAGTTCACTCATTCAATCGAAAACCCTGTATCCAGCGCTCTCACAAACGCAGGCATCAGGTCTGGAAATACAGCAGTGAAGAGGGCAGGCCAAGCCTTTGCCCGCAGTGGGTGTCCACCCCACGGGAGAAGTGGGAGAAGCAGCGCGGCCAACTGCCTGGCCACCACCGTGCCAGGCACTAGGGAGTGGCTGGGGTTTCAGCTAAGccctggcctggggacagaggcgGCACAGCATGCTGGAAACCTCTGAAAGGGGACAGGGCATAAGTGCCCCGGTGTCAGCGCCGGAGCCCGTtggtcccctccctccccctgggGCCTGGGCATTCAACACTGACCTCTGTCCCAGTGCCCGGATTGGCAGAGGCAGGCGGGAGGGGCCAGAGGTC
The sequence above is drawn from the Macaca mulatta isolate MMU2019108-1 chromosome 12, T2T-MMU8v2.0, whole genome shotgun sequence genome and encodes:
- the DBI gene encoding acyl-CoA-binding protein isoform X3, coding for MSQAEFEKAAEEVKRLKTKPADDEMLFIYGRYKQATVGDINTERPGMLDFTGKAKWDAWNELKGTTKEDAMKAYIDKVEELKKKYGI
- the DBI gene encoding acyl-CoA-binding protein isoform X1; protein product: MGWTSLCSGRGVGVEGARWKDGGRGCTDWRSEETQSLSRSTGRDVAAEWGSEEAVDGSLEAEFEKAAEEVKRLKTKPADDEMLFIYGRYKQATVGDINTERPGMLDFTGKAKWDAWNELKGTTKEDAMKAYIDKVEELKKKYGI
- the DBI gene encoding acyl-CoA-binding protein isoform X2 codes for the protein MWGDLWPLPPASANPGTGTEAEFEKAAEEVKRLKTKPADDEMLFIYGRYKQATVGDINTERPGMLDFTGKAKWDAWNELKGTTKEDAMKAYIDKVEELKKKYGI